A region from the Lutra lutra chromosome 1, mLutLut1.2, whole genome shotgun sequence genome encodes:
- the LOC125095928 gene encoding LOW QUALITY PROTEIN: poly [ADP-ribose] polymerase 2-like (The sequence of the model RefSeq protein was modified relative to this genomic sequence to represent the inferred CDS: substituted 1 base at 1 genomic stop codon) — protein sequence MAARRRGTCSNGAGALDEAGRVHNGNTAIEDPPPAKKTRRCQRQGVKKEPVNGGEANNNKTEDKQESVKTLLLKGKAPVDPECTAKVGKAHVYCEGNDVYDVMLNQTNLQFNNNKYYLIQLLEDDAQRHFSVWMRWGRVGKMGQHSLVACSGDLNKAKEIFQKKFLDKTKNNREDREKFEKVPGKYDMLEMDYTTNTQSEEESKGDSLTSPLKPESQLDLRVQELIELICNVQAVEXTMVEMKYDTKKAPLGKLTVAQLKAGYQSLKKMEDCIRAGQHGRVLMEACNEFYTRIPHDFGLRTPPLIRTEKELSDKVQLLEALGDIEIAIKLVKTELQSPEHPLNQHYRKLHCALHPLDHESYEFKVISQYLQSTHAPTHRDYTMTLLDVFEVEKEGEKEAFREDLHNRMLLWHGSRLSNWVGILSHGLRIAPPEAPITGYMFGKGIYFTDMSSKSANYCFASRVKDTGLLLLSEVALGQCNELLEANPEAERLLQGKHSTKGLGKMAPSPASFITLNGSMVPLGPASDTGVLNPEGYTLNYNEFIVYNPNQVRMRYLLKVQFNFLQLW from the coding sequence ATGGCTGCCAGACGGCGGGGGACATGCAGCAATGGGGCTGGAGCATTAGATGAAGCTGGAAGAGTTCATAATGGCAACACAGCTATAGAAGACCCTCCGCCTGCAAAGAAAACTCGAAGatgccagaggcagggggtgaAAAAGGAGCCTGTGAATGGAGGAGAGGCcaataataacaaaacagaagACAAGCAAGAGTCCGTGAAGACCTTGCTGTTAAAGGGCAAAGCTCCCGTTGATCCTGAGTGCACAGCCAAGGTGGGAAAGGCCCATGTGTACTGTGAAGGGAATGATGTCTATGATGTCATGCTAAATCAGACCAATCTTCAGTTCAACAACAACAAGTACTATTTGATTCAGCTGTTAGAAGATGATGCCCAGAGGCACTTCAGCGTTTGGATGAGATGGGGCCGTGTTGGGAAAATGGGGCAGCACAGCTTGGTGGCTTGCTCAGGGGACCTCAACAAAGCCAAGGAAATCTTTCAGAAGAAATTccttgacaaaacaaaaaacaatcggGAGGACCGTGAGAAGTTTGAGAAGGTGCCTGGAAAATATGATATGCTAGAAATGGACTATACCACCAATACACAGAGTGAAGAAGAATCAAAAGGGGACTCTCTTACATCCCCTTTGAAACCAGAATCACAGCTAGATCTTCGTGTGCAGGAGCTGATAGAGTTGATCTGTAATGTCCAGGCCGTGGAATAAACGATGGTAGAAATGAAATACGACACCAAGAAAGCCCCACTGGGGAAGCTGACAGTGGCACAACTCAAGGCAGGCTACCAGTCTCTAAAGAAGATGGAGGACTGTATTCGGGCTGGTCAGCATGGACGAGTTCTCATGGAAGCTTGCAATGAATTCTACACCAGGATCCCACATGACTTTGGACTCCGTACCCCTCCATTAATCCGGACAGAGAAAGAACTGTCAGACAAAGTACAATTACTAGAGGCTTTGGGAGACATTGAAATTGCCATTAAGCTGGTGAAGACAGAGCTGCAAAGCCCAGAACACCCATTGAACCAACACTACAGAAAACTGCATTGTGCCCTGCACCCTCTAGACCATGAAAGTTACGAGTTCAAAGTGATTTCCCAGTACCTGCAGTCTACTCATGCTCCCACACACAGGGACTATACCATGACCTTGCTTGATGTCTTTGAAGTGGAGAAGGAGGGTGAGAAAGAAGCCTTCAGAGAGGACCTTCATAACAGGATGCTGCTATGGCATGGTTCCAGGCTTAGTAACTGGGTGGGAATCCTGAGCCATGGGCTTCGAATTGCCCCACCTGAGGCTCCCATCACAGGTTACATGTTTGGGAAAGGAATCTACTTCACCGACATGTCTTCTAAGAGTGCCAATTACTGCTTTGCTTCTCGAGTGAAGGATACTGGACTACTGCTTTTATCAGAGGTCGCTTTAGGTCAGTGTAATGAGCTATTAGAGGCCAATCCTGAGGCAGAAAGATTACTTCAGGGCAAACATAGCACCAAGGGACTAGGCAAAATGGCTCCCAGTCCTGCCTCCTTCATCACCCTGAATGGGAGTATGGTACCCTTAGGACCAGCAAGTGACACAGGAGTTCTGAATCCAGAGGGTTATACCCTCAACTACAATGAATTTATTGTCTATAACCCCAACCAGGTCCGTATGCGATACCTGCTAAAGGTTCAGTTTAATTTCCTGCAGCTGTGgtga